Proteins co-encoded in one Bacillota bacterium genomic window:
- a CDS encoding HD-GYP domain-containing protein, with protein sequence MTAGTSLTSSYITRLQAKGYRFLYIEDDFSAGIEPDDVLDEMTQARALATLQDGLMDLAEKRPLDSSRVTGVVEEIADSVNSRKSVAVGIASIRNLDEYTFVHSLNVCVLSLIIGAENSLNRYDLIDLGVGALLHDVGKVVVPVEVLNKPGQLTNEEMEIVKIHATEGFEILRVQPGISLLSAHVAYQHHERMNGLGYPRGLQGSEIHRFARMTSVTDIMDALTAERPYRDALPPHRAGPYLLSLAGDHLDPGYVRSLLARLAMFPSGTPVRLSTGQVGIVSRQSYSDPARPIVIVLTDDRLGPVRPYEVEMDRRPDLDIVEVLHDLPELTANGGGHAGPGDTAASSPRG encoded by the coding sequence TTGACGGCAGGGACCTCGCTAACGTCGTCCTACATCACTCGTCTCCAGGCAAAAGGCTACAGATTCCTGTACATTGAGGACGACTTCTCGGCGGGCATTGAGCCGGATGACGTCCTCGACGAGATGACGCAGGCCAGGGCGCTTGCGACTCTGCAGGATGGCCTCATGGACCTGGCCGAGAAGCGCCCGCTCGATTCGTCTCGGGTCACCGGCGTCGTGGAGGAAATCGCGGACAGCGTCAACTCCAGGAAGAGCGTCGCAGTGGGCATAGCCTCGATAAGGAACCTCGACGAGTACACGTTCGTCCACAGCCTCAACGTCTGCGTGTTGTCCCTGATTATCGGCGCCGAGAACAGCCTCAACCGCTACGACCTCATCGACCTTGGCGTGGGCGCCCTGCTGCACGACGTCGGCAAGGTCGTCGTACCGGTCGAGGTGTTGAACAAGCCCGGGCAGCTTACGAATGAAGAAATGGAGATCGTAAAGATCCACGCCACGGAGGGTTTCGAAATACTCCGCGTCCAGCCCGGGATCAGCCTGTTGTCGGCGCACGTCGCCTACCAGCATCACGAGAGAATGAACGGCCTGGGCTACCCGCGGGGGCTCCAGGGCAGTGAGATCCACCGCTTCGCGCGGATGACCTCGGTTACCGACATAATGGACGCGCTCACCGCGGAACGACCCTACCGGGACGCCCTCCCGCCACACCGTGCCGGACCGTACCTCCTCAGCCTCGCGGGTGACCATCTCGACCCTGGTTACGTGCGCTCACTGCTGGCGAGGCTTGCCATGTTCCCATCGGGAACACCGGTGAGGCTGTCGACAGGACAGGTAGGCATCGTCTCCCGGCAGTCGTATTCCGACCCTGCGCGGCCGATCGTGATCGTGCTCACCGACGACCGGCTCGGCCCAGTGCGCCCGTATGAAGTGGAGATGGACCGCCGCCCGGACCTCGACATAGTTGAAGTGCTCCACGACCTCCCGGAACTCACCGCAAACGGCGGGGGGCACGCCGGCCCCGGCGACACCGCGGCCTCGAGTCCGCGAGGCTGA
- a CDS encoding amidohydrolase — translation MATIYLNGRIHTMGQKDSIAQGMLVDNGVIAALGSADEVRSLAPRGTREVDLGSHVVVPGLTDSHTHFMMFSLGLNNVILDVVPSLREALSRVEAGARKRPKGSWVLGGGFNKNLWEGARFPTRHDLDSVCPDHPVALRSSDYHTLWVNTLALRIAGITASTPVPDGGRIDAGPDGEPAGIIGENAMPLIEKHIPKPTEQEMDEAAIEGMKLSNRYGLTGVHVMEGADSLRTFQRLLGRGLLTLRVSMYVPVDNLDDVARLGIQSGFGGDMIRIAGIKTFTDGALNSQTADMLEPFEGTDSRGIATLSEEELDRIVGRAVQSGLAVAIHAIGDRANRKTLNALAKHQAASRAKGLRNRIEHAQLLHPDELPRFASTGTIASVQPLHATSDRYVADRLWGKRAKYAYPFKSLITNGARVTFGSDAPVETIDPMKGVYAAITRKREDEPASRPWYPEEILSIQETVRGYTNGPAFASYREGTEGSLEPGKVADFIVLSEDIFSGPPESVLRCRVLLNVVGGRVVYEA, via the coding sequence GTGGCGACGATATACTTGAACGGCAGGATTCACACGATGGGACAGAAGGACTCCATAGCGCAGGGGATGCTGGTGGATAACGGTGTTATCGCCGCGCTGGGTTCGGCGGACGAGGTCAGGAGCCTCGCTCCGAGGGGGACTCGCGAGGTCGACCTCGGCAGCCACGTGGTTGTGCCAGGGCTCACCGATTCGCACACCCACTTCATGATGTTTTCGCTGGGACTCAATAACGTGATCCTCGACGTGGTGCCGAGCCTCAGGGAGGCGCTCTCCAGGGTCGAAGCGGGGGCCCGGAAGCGTCCGAAAGGCTCGTGGGTACTCGGGGGCGGCTTCAACAAGAACCTGTGGGAAGGCGCGAGATTTCCGACGCGACACGACCTCGACTCCGTGTGCCCCGACCACCCTGTAGCGCTGAGAAGCAGCGACTATCACACGCTCTGGGTAAACACGCTCGCGCTGAGGATCGCCGGCATCACGGCGTCAACACCGGTCCCGGACGGGGGCAGGATAGATGCCGGGCCGGACGGGGAGCCGGCCGGGATTATCGGGGAGAACGCAATGCCCCTGATAGAGAAGCACATTCCGAAGCCCACTGAACAGGAAATGGATGAGGCCGCGATTGAAGGCATGAAGCTCTCGAACAGGTACGGCCTGACCGGCGTCCACGTAATGGAAGGCGCCGACTCCCTCCGGACGTTCCAACGGCTCCTCGGGCGGGGGCTTCTCACGCTGAGGGTCTCCATGTATGTACCGGTAGACAACCTCGACGACGTGGCGCGGCTGGGGATCCAGTCGGGCTTCGGCGGGGACATGATCAGGATAGCGGGGATAAAGACGTTCACCGATGGGGCATTGAACTCGCAGACCGCCGACATGCTGGAGCCTTTCGAGGGCACAGACAGCCGCGGAATCGCGACGTTGTCGGAGGAGGAGCTGGACCGGATCGTCGGCAGGGCGGTCCAGTCAGGGCTCGCCGTGGCCATCCACGCGATCGGTGACAGGGCGAACCGGAAGACCCTCAACGCCCTCGCGAAGCACCAGGCGGCCTCCAGGGCAAAGGGCCTTCGGAACCGGATAGAGCACGCGCAGCTCCTCCACCCGGACGAGCTGCCGCGCTTCGCGAGCACCGGAACGATCGCGTCGGTCCAGCCCCTGCACGCGACCTCGGACCGCTACGTTGCGGACCGGCTGTGGGGCAAGCGGGCGAAGTACGCCTATCCGTTCAAGTCGCTCATAACGAACGGGGCCAGGGTCACGTTTGGTTCGGACGCGCCCGTCGAGACGATCGACCCGATGAAGGGGGTATACGCCGCGATCACACGGAAGCGGGAGGACGAGCCCGCCTCCAGACCGTGGTATCCTGAGGAGATCCTGTCCATACAGGAGACCGTCCGCGGATACACGAACGGACCGGCCTTCGCATCTTACAGGGAGGGCACAGAGGGCTCCCTCGAACCCGGCAAGGTCGCCGACTTCATAGTGCTGTCGGAGGACATCTTCTCCGGTCCACCCGAGAGCGTGCTGAGGTGCAGGGTGCTGCTTAACGTGGTCGGAGGGCGCGTGGTGTACGAAGCGTGA
- the fusA gene encoding elongation factor G gives MKQYTAETIKNVGLISHGGAGKTSFAEAMLFDAGMVDRLGRTEDGNTTMDYDPEEIRRKVSISTSIAPAEWNGVKINILDTPGYFDFVGEVKSALRVVDSVLVLVDAVAGVEVGTELVWQYADERHLPRMVVINKMDRENANFDSTLATLKQAFGGKVVPLQMPVGQEASFRGVIDLVDVRAVTYQDGQGQKPQSGDIPADLKGRAGELRDSLIEAAAEGDDEILMKYLDGNELTAEEIRTGLRKGVMVGKIVPVLCASSTKNVGIQPVMDAIVNYLPSPAGAGEVRGLNPRTKEEETRKCAKDAPFSALVFKTMADPYVGKLTVFRVYSGTLKSDTQTYNASKDRTERIGQLFVLKGKQQEAVPEVGTGDIGAVAKLQETTTNDTLADAAKPVVYEPTKFPAPIFSVAVQPKAKGDEEKIGSSLARLTEEDPTLKVERNAQTLQTILSGMGELHLDITTERLKRKFGVDVTLGAPRIPYKETIRGNTKVEGKHKKQTGGRGQYGHVFLELEPLEPGKEFEFVDKIFGGAVPRQYIPAVEKGVREAMVEGVLAGYPVTNLRVTLYDGSYHPVDSSEMAFKIAASMAFKKGCLEARPVMLEPIMNVEVLVPDQFMGDVMGDLNKKRGKILGMEPRGRNQVIKALAPLAEMSRYAIDLRSITQGRGVYSMEFSHYEEIPSNVAEQVIEQAKKEKEAQSK, from the coding sequence ATGAAGCAGTACACTGCGGAAACGATTAAGAACGTGGGCCTCATATCACACGGTGGAGCCGGTAAGACCTCGTTCGCCGAGGCCATGCTGTTCGATGCAGGGATGGTCGATAGGCTCGGCAGGACCGAAGACGGCAACACCACGATGGACTACGACCCCGAAGAGATAAGACGGAAGGTCAGTATCAGCACCTCCATCGCCCCCGCCGAGTGGAACGGCGTCAAGATCAACATCCTCGATACCCCCGGATACTTCGACTTCGTAGGTGAGGTCAAGTCGGCGCTTCGTGTGGTCGACAGCGTCCTTGTGCTGGTCGACGCGGTCGCGGGGGTGGAGGTAGGCACCGAACTCGTCTGGCAGTACGCGGACGAGCGCCACCTTCCCAGGATGGTCGTCATAAATAAGATGGACCGTGAGAACGCGAATTTCGACTCGACGCTCGCCACCCTTAAGCAGGCTTTCGGGGGTAAGGTCGTCCCCCTTCAGATGCCGGTGGGCCAGGAGGCGTCTTTCCGGGGCGTGATCGACCTAGTCGATGTGAGGGCCGTCACCTACCAGGACGGCCAGGGTCAGAAGCCGCAGAGCGGCGACATTCCGGCCGACCTCAAGGGCAGGGCCGGGGAGCTCAGGGATTCCCTCATCGAGGCGGCGGCCGAGGGTGACGACGAGATCCTCATGAAATACCTCGACGGCAACGAACTCACGGCGGAGGAGATCAGGACCGGTCTTCGCAAGGGCGTGATGGTGGGCAAGATAGTGCCCGTTCTCTGCGCGTCTTCGACGAAAAACGTGGGCATCCAGCCGGTTATGGACGCCATCGTGAATTACCTCCCGTCTCCCGCCGGCGCTGGCGAGGTCAGGGGCCTCAACCCCAGGACGAAAGAAGAGGAAACGCGGAAGTGCGCGAAGGACGCGCCGTTCTCCGCGCTCGTGTTCAAGACGATGGCCGACCCGTACGTGGGCAAACTCACCGTTTTCCGCGTTTACTCCGGTACGCTCAAGTCCGACACTCAGACATACAACGCCTCGAAGGATCGTACCGAGAGGATCGGCCAGCTGTTCGTCCTCAAGGGGAAGCAGCAGGAGGCGGTCCCCGAGGTTGGGACCGGCGACATAGGCGCGGTGGCCAAACTCCAGGAGACCACGACAAACGACACCCTGGCGGATGCCGCTAAGCCCGTGGTCTACGAGCCGACGAAGTTCCCAGCGCCGATTTTCTCCGTCGCCGTGCAGCCGAAGGCGAAGGGTGACGAGGAGAAGATCGGGTCGAGCCTCGCAAGGCTTACGGAGGAAGACCCCACTCTGAAGGTGGAACGCAACGCCCAGACGCTCCAGACCATCCTGTCCGGCATGGGAGAACTCCACCTGGATATCACGACCGAGCGTCTCAAGAGGAAGTTCGGCGTCGACGTGACCCTGGGCGCCCCGCGGATCCCGTACAAGGAGACGATCAGGGGCAACACCAAGGTCGAGGGCAAGCACAAGAAGCAGACCGGCGGCCGCGGCCAGTATGGCCACGTTTTCCTTGAGCTCGAGCCGCTCGAGCCCGGCAAGGAGTTCGAGTTCGTCGACAAGATATTCGGTGGTGCGGTTCCGAGGCAGTACATCCCCGCGGTCGAGAAGGGTGTGCGCGAGGCCATGGTGGAGGGCGTGCTGGCGGGCTATCCCGTCACGAACCTCAGGGTGACGCTGTACGACGGCTCGTACCACCCCGTTGACTCGTCGGAAATGGCCTTCAAGATCGCGGCGTCGATGGCGTTCAAGAAGGGCTGCCTCGAAGCGCGACCCGTGATGCTCGAGCCTATCATGAACGTCGAGGTACTCGTGCCAGACCAGTTCATGGGCGATGTCATGGGGGATCTCAACAAGAAGAGGGGAAAGATCCTGGGCATGGAGCCCCGCGGCAGGAATCAGGTAATCAAGGCGCTCGCGCCGCTGGCCGAGATGTCCAGGTATGCGATCGACCTCCGCTCGATCACTCAGGGTCGTGGTGTCTACAGCATGGAATTCTCCCACTACGAGGAGATACCGTCGAACGTCGCTGAGCAGGTCATCGAGCAGGCGAAGAAGGAGAAAGAGGCACAGTCGAAGTAA
- the trxB gene encoding thioredoxin-disulfide reductase — protein sequence MGTYDVVIMGAGPAGLTAGIYASRARLSVAIIERMAPGGQAATTIRIDNYPGFPDGIEGPELMARMEQQARKFGAEMIPAEVQSIGQAAAGAARFTVSTTGGEIGARAIIVATGTREKPLGVPGEQEFRGRGVSYCATCDGAFFRDKKVAVIGGGDSAVTEAIFLTRLASSVTVIHRRDALRANKYLQEKAMANPKLRFLWDTVVTSIDGAGQVERLGVRNVKTGEASSVEADGVFVYIGFLPNTAFLGGLVNLDAAGYVVADDMMRTPVEGIFVAGDVRSKQLRQVATAVGDGAVAAVSVERYLTGTL from the coding sequence GTGGGTACGTACGATGTCGTGATAATGGGCGCGGGTCCGGCGGGACTCACAGCGGGGATCTACGCCTCGCGGGCGCGGTTGAGCGTGGCGATAATAGAACGAATGGCGCCGGGCGGCCAGGCGGCGACCACCATCCGGATAGACAACTACCCCGGGTTTCCTGACGGGATAGAGGGGCCCGAACTCATGGCGCGGATGGAGCAGCAGGCCCGCAAGTTCGGCGCTGAGATGATCCCGGCGGAGGTGCAGTCCATCGGACAGGCCGCGGCCGGAGCGGCGCGGTTCACGGTGAGCACCACCGGGGGTGAGATCGGCGCGCGCGCGATCATCGTGGCGACGGGCACCCGCGAGAAACCCCTGGGAGTGCCGGGGGAGCAGGAGTTCAGAGGGCGCGGCGTGTCTTACTGCGCCACGTGTGACGGGGCGTTCTTCAGGGATAAGAAGGTGGCAGTGATCGGCGGCGGGGATTCCGCCGTCACCGAAGCGATATTTCTGACGAGATTGGCCTCCAGCGTGACCGTGATACACCGCCGTGACGCGCTGAGGGCGAACAAGTACCTGCAAGAAAAGGCGATGGCCAACCCGAAGCTGCGTTTCCTGTGGGACACGGTGGTCACTTCCATCGACGGCGCCGGCCAGGTCGAGAGGCTGGGTGTCAGGAACGTCAAGACCGGCGAGGCGTCGAGTGTCGAAGCCGACGGGGTGTTCGTATACATTGGATTCCTGCCGAATACCGCGTTCCTCGGGGGACTGGTGAATCTGGACGCGGCCGGGTACGTCGTCGCCGACGACATGATGAGGACGCCGGTCGAGGGAATATTCGTGGCCGGGGACGTGAGGTCGAAGCAGCTCCGGCAGGTCGCCACAGCCGTCGGCGATGGCGCCGTCGCGGCCGTCTCAGTCGAGCGGTACCTTACCGGGACCCTGTAA
- a CDS encoding class I SAM-dependent rRNA methyltransferase: MAVVQLKKGMHHRIASGHPWLYRTEILEVNGQFRPGDVVDVVDFRGKPLGRGYINPKSQITVRMLTWREESVDEAFFRRRIEAALDYRRRVLPGERSYRLVFGEADFIPGLIVDKFEEYLVIQTLALGIDRWKDTVVDILRDLLSPRGIYERNDAPVRELEGLDSRAGFIGEPFNPTIRIEENALSFLVDVEKGQKTGHFLDQRANRLVVMRLASGRRVLDCFCYTGGFSVHAAAGGALSVEGIDASEWAAGMARENASLNGVSGRCAFVAGNVFDELRGREHRRERYDMIVLDPPAFAKSRGALEGAVRGYKEINLRAMKLLNPGGILVTCSCSRHLTEDLLIDVVRDASADAGRPVRIVEKRTQASDHPFLVAAPESYYLKCLVLQVM; encoded by the coding sequence TTGGCGGTCGTCCAGTTGAAGAAGGGCATGCACCACCGGATTGCCTCGGGGCACCCGTGGCTGTACCGGACGGAGATCCTCGAGGTTAACGGCCAATTTCGCCCCGGGGACGTGGTGGACGTGGTGGACTTTCGCGGGAAGCCTCTTGGCCGGGGATACATCAATCCGAAGTCGCAGATAACCGTGCGCATGCTTACGTGGCGTGAGGAATCCGTGGACGAAGCGTTCTTCAGGCGGCGGATCGAGGCCGCCCTGGATTATCGCCGGAGGGTTCTCCCCGGGGAGCGCTCGTACAGGCTCGTGTTCGGCGAGGCGGATTTCATCCCGGGTCTTATCGTCGACAAGTTCGAGGAGTACCTCGTAATACAGACGCTCGCCCTGGGCATCGACAGGTGGAAGGACACAGTAGTGGATATCCTGCGGGACCTGCTGTCGCCGAGGGGCATTTACGAACGGAACGACGCGCCGGTCAGGGAGCTCGAGGGACTCGACAGCCGTGCGGGCTTCATCGGCGAACCGTTCAACCCCACGATACGGATCGAGGAGAACGCACTGTCGTTCCTCGTCGACGTGGAGAAAGGGCAGAAGACAGGCCATTTCCTCGATCAAAGGGCGAACCGCCTCGTGGTGATGCGACTGGCTTCCGGCAGGCGCGTGCTGGACTGCTTCTGCTACACCGGGGGGTTCTCGGTCCACGCGGCCGCCGGTGGGGCGCTGTCGGTCGAAGGGATCGACGCTTCCGAGTGGGCCGCGGGCATGGCGCGGGAGAACGCCTCGCTCAACGGCGTCAGCGGGAGGTGCGCTTTCGTCGCCGGGAACGTGTTCGACGAACTGAGGGGAAGGGAGCATCGCCGCGAGCGCTACGACATGATAGTCCTCGATCCCCCTGCGTTCGCGAAGTCGAGGGGCGCGCTGGAGGGGGCCGTTCGCGGGTACAAGGAGATAAACCTCAGGGCGATGAAACTCTTGAACCCGGGCGGGATCCTGGTCACGTGCTCCTGCTCGAGACACCTGACAGAGGATCTGTTAATCGACGTTGTCCGTGACGCGTCCGCCGACGCGGGGCGCCCAGTGCGTATCGTGGAGAAGCGCACCCAGGCGTCCGACCATCCGTTCCTGGTAGCGGCGCCTGAGAGCTACTACCTGAAATGCCTGGTGCTGCAGGTCATGTGA
- a CDS encoding CtsR family transcriptional regulator codes for MRNLCDIIEAHIKGLLEGAGAGPILIRRNTLAEKIGCAPSQINYVLETRFNIERGYFVESRRGGGGYVRIERRRLGPDRDIITVVFSKLPETVSRAKAEDYVTLLEEEGLVTAREASMLRQALGEGISRVDPEYRDVIRATLLRCMLLGLAKAQASGV; via the coding sequence ATGAGGAACCTGTGCGACATCATTGAAGCTCACATAAAGGGTCTTCTGGAGGGCGCGGGCGCGGGGCCCATCCTCATCAGGCGCAATACCCTGGCGGAGAAGATCGGGTGCGCGCCTTCGCAGATAAACTACGTCCTCGAGACGCGGTTCAACATCGAAAGGGGTTATTTCGTCGAGTCGAGGAGGGGCGGAGGCGGCTACGTAAGGATAGAGCGCAGGAGACTGGGGCCGGATCGGGATATCATCACCGTTGTGTTCTCGAAGCTTCCCGAAACGGTATCCCGGGCCAAGGCGGAAGATTACGTAACGCTCCTGGAGGAAGAGGGGCTGGTTACCGCGAGAGAGGCGTCCATGCTCAGGCAGGCTTTAGGAGAGGGTATCTCTAGGGTCGACCCCGAGTACAGGGACGTCATCCGCGCCACGCTCCTGCGGTGCATGCTGCTGGGGTTGGCGAAGGCGCAGGCGTCCGGTGTCTAG